One Natronomonas moolapensis 8.8.11 genomic region harbors:
- the phnG gene encoding phosphonate C-P lyase system protein PhnG, whose product MTDPYDRSDRFELLAACDAERLVAHADAVIDGGSEVRVLQSPSPQLVMQQVVDPVARQPFNLGEVLVTAAEVALDEKKGFAMRPGKAEKPALSAAVVDAAVEGEHPLAEEMVASLEAAASEREGTRRQRWGETRQTTVEFEEMEDHT is encoded by the coding sequence ATGACAGACCCATACGACCGGTCGGATCGATTCGAGTTACTCGCCGCCTGTGACGCGGAGCGGCTCGTAGCCCACGCCGACGCCGTCATCGACGGAGGCTCCGAGGTTCGCGTTCTGCAGTCACCGAGTCCACAGCTCGTCATGCAACAGGTGGTCGATCCGGTGGCCCGCCAGCCATTCAACCTGGGCGAGGTGCTGGTGACTGCGGCCGAGGTCGCACTCGACGAAAAAAAGGGGTTCGCGATGCGCCCGGGCAAGGCCGAGAAGCCGGCACTATCGGCGGCAGTCGTCGACGCCGCCGTCGAGGGCGAGCACCCGCTCGCCGAGGAAATGGTCGCGTCGCTGGAGGCGGCGGCGAGCGAGCGCGAAGGGACCCGCCGCCAGCGCTGGGGCGAGACACGCCAGACGACCGTCGAGTTCGAGGAGATGGAGGACCACACGTGA
- a CDS encoding carbon-phosphorus lyase complex subunit PhnI, whose translation MGYVAVEAGEDVIRRAEELFEKQRVAGESEQVSVEQVDEQFSRLTAQAMSEGGLYAPRLAAIAVKQAQGDTAEAAFLLRAYRSTLERWGSTTPTETADSFSTRRVSPAYKDVPGGQVLGATKDYTQRLLDFELTDDDGIDPTDDWDVEAEDPPQLRNVMNVLREQGLVHDPAGDSDGIENGGEDGGENESPDETEPFDATRDPVTYPAPRSAVLQELARGETGAVTALGYSELRGYGQVHPTLGEVRTGELPVTIEHPYTGDEVEVTSAAVTETECVVPIYEKADDPQFSFGYGLVFGRNERKAIGMSILDAAIQLDGEGPAQDAEFVLDVVDGIDSFGFIEHLKLPHYVTFQSILDRIRSIRERTTAAAADEDPVSQEVNADD comes from the coding sequence ATGGGGTATGTCGCCGTCGAGGCCGGCGAGGACGTCATCCGACGCGCCGAGGAACTGTTCGAGAAACAACGCGTCGCCGGCGAGAGCGAACAGGTGTCGGTCGAACAGGTCGACGAGCAGTTCTCGCGGCTCACCGCCCAGGCGATGAGCGAAGGCGGACTCTACGCCCCCCGGCTCGCAGCCATCGCGGTCAAGCAGGCTCAAGGCGACACTGCAGAGGCCGCCTTCCTGCTTCGAGCCTACCGCTCAACGCTGGAGCGGTGGGGGTCCACTACCCCGACCGAGACGGCAGACTCGTTTAGTACCCGGCGCGTCTCCCCGGCCTACAAGGACGTACCGGGCGGCCAGGTGCTTGGCGCGACAAAGGATTACACCCAGCGGTTGCTCGACTTCGAGTTAACCGATGACGACGGGATCGATCCGACCGACGACTGGGACGTCGAAGCGGAGGACCCCCCGCAACTCCGGAACGTCATGAACGTCCTACGCGAGCAGGGGCTCGTCCACGACCCGGCGGGTGACTCGGACGGGATTGAAAACGGAGGCGAGGACGGCGGTGAGAACGAATCACCCGACGAGACGGAGCCGTTCGACGCGACGCGGGACCCGGTGACCTATCCGGCCCCCCGGTCGGCCGTCCTTCAGGAACTCGCACGTGGCGAGACCGGCGCGGTGACCGCCCTGGGGTACAGCGAACTGCGCGGCTACGGCCAGGTCCACCCGACGCTCGGCGAGGTCCGCACGGGCGAACTCCCAGTGACGATCGAGCATCCCTACACCGGCGACGAGGTCGAAGTGACGAGCGCCGCGGTGACCGAAACGGAGTGTGTCGTCCCCATCTACGAGAAAGCCGACGATCCGCAGTTCTCATTCGGGTACGGGCTGGTGTTCGGTCGCAACGAGCGCAAGGCCATCGGGATGAGCATCCTCGATGCAGCCATCCAACTGGATGGCGAGGGGCCGGCACAGGACGCCGAGTTCGTCCTCGACGTCGTGGACGGCATCGACTCTTTCGGCTTCATCGAACACCTCAAGCTTCCCCACTACGTCACCTTCCAGAGTATTCTCGACCGCATCCGGTCGATACGCGAGCGAACGACCGCCGCAGCGGCCGACGAGGATCCGGTCTCACAGGAGGTGAACGCCGATGACTGA
- the phnH gene encoding phosphonate C-P lyase system protein PhnH, translating into MDPVHDTRACFRALVDAMSRPGTVATAPTEPADHAVLSTLVDHEVTCFTPDETIRTALENEGRLTATEAEQASIVHAPTPGECPVSDLTRGSLKEPSDGATVVYCVDRLETSPTENAGTTLVVSGPGVPGRRRLAVDGFSANDARELADVQSTYPRGVDAVLTTERSIAAIPRSVALEVA; encoded by the coding sequence ATGGATCCGGTACACGACACGCGTGCGTGCTTCCGGGCGCTCGTCGACGCGATGAGCCGCCCCGGAACCGTCGCCACCGCGCCGACCGAACCGGCGGACCACGCGGTGTTGTCCACGCTGGTCGACCACGAGGTGACGTGTTTCACACCCGACGAGACGATTCGGACAGCCCTCGAAAACGAGGGGCGGCTCACGGCCACCGAGGCCGAGCAAGCGAGCATCGTCCACGCGCCCACGCCCGGCGAGTGCCCCGTGAGTGATCTGACGCGGGGGAGCCTCAAAGAGCCCAGCGACGGGGCGACGGTCGTCTACTGCGTCGACAGGCTGGAGACGTCTCCCACTGAAAACGCGGGCACGACGCTCGTCGTCTCGGGGCCCGGCGTACCGGGCCGACGACGTCTCGCCGTTGACGGTTTCAGCGCGAACGACGCGCGGGAATTGGCCGATGTCCAATCCACCTATCCGCGCGGAGTCGATGCCGTCCTGACGACGGAGCGATCCATCGCCGCGATTCCGCGCTCGGTTGCGCTGGAGGTGGCCTAA
- a CDS encoding phosphonate ABC transporter ATP-binding protein, with protein sequence MSTLTVENLTKEYGDVTALEDVSFEIEDEFVVLLGESGAGKSTLLRCVNGLTEPTSGEIRLEGASIAGSQPEVGMIFQQHNLVEGISAYLNALTGSLADASTVESLLQRQDRNTKRRALEALETVGLLEEAHQTVSQMSGGQQQRVGIARGLVQDPSLVLADEPVASLDPSSAESVMGYLKKAAAVHEVTALVSLHQVNIAAHFGERFLGLREGQLIFDVGPDELTPALVDDLYGSVETVALAKTDTDQTEEKRHQLEVEA encoded by the coding sequence ATGAGTACACTGACAGTCGAGAATCTGACCAAGGAGTACGGTGACGTAACCGCGCTCGAGGACGTATCGTTCGAAATCGAAGACGAATTCGTCGTCTTGCTCGGGGAGTCCGGCGCCGGGAAATCGACGCTGTTGCGGTGTGTCAACGGCCTCACGGAGCCGACGAGCGGGGAGATACGCCTCGAAGGGGCGTCGATAGCCGGGTCACAGCCCGAGGTCGGGATGATATTCCAACAGCACAACCTCGTCGAAGGTATCTCGGCGTACCTGAACGCGTTGACAGGCTCGCTCGCCGACGCGTCGACGGTCGAAAGCCTCCTCCAGCGTCAAGACAGGAACACGAAACGACGGGCACTCGAGGCGCTCGAGACGGTCGGTCTCCTCGAGGAGGCCCACCAGACCGTCTCACAGATGAGTGGGGGACAACAACAGCGCGTCGGGATTGCCCGCGGATTGGTGCAGGACCCGTCGCTGGTGCTCGCCGACGAACCGGTCGCCAGTCTCGACCCCTCGAGCGCCGAGAGCGTCATGGGCTACCTCAAGAAGGCCGCGGCCGTCCACGAAGTCACGGCGCTAGTGAGCCTTCATCAGGTCAACATCGCCGCCCACTTCGGAGAGCGGTTCCTCGGACTCCGGGAGGGACAACTCATATTCGACGTCGGTCCGGACGAACTCACGCCCGCGCTCGTCGACGACCTATACGGGAGTGTCGAGACGGTCGCGCTCGCAAAAACGGACACCGATCAAACGGAAGAAAAGCGACATCAACTGGAGGTCGAGGCGTGA
- a CDS encoding PhnD/SsuA/transferrin family substrate-binding protein has protein sequence MTSDQTVTDTAGTSETNNGRIVGRMGRRKFIAGSGAGALGLTAGCIGGAAGGDETVTMLLTPDTPSDVRPQYEPVTEMLRGEIDGLDLEVEVPQDYSAVRPALDSGQAEIGMDDVTLISAPDLMDLFGTAVSGGAAFYFSMMLTKPDSSIDERTDLEGKRVAFADRLSTSGSIFAVYALKQAGLDVGDAPDGDPVDFDGVWSNHADAVQKVINDDADACCTWTGNGMAYLPEDQELPQEVREEDSFIGNRGNADATLRPFWWSFPIPKQPIYARKDWESDMKGKIEQQLLDSDEELIREYMPDDYNESDLPFTTLSDTTMDNYQPVIKRLNDLGIELG, from the coding sequence ATGACCTCGGACCAGACGGTCACTGACACGGCGGGTACATCCGAAACGAACAACGGACGAATCGTGGGCCGCATGGGGCGGCGGAAATTCATCGCTGGAAGTGGTGCCGGCGCGCTCGGGCTGACGGCGGGCTGTATCGGTGGTGCCGCCGGGGGCGACGAAACTGTTACGATGTTGCTGACACCGGATACCCCTTCGGATGTCCGTCCGCAATACGAGCCCGTCACCGAGATGCTGCGTGGCGAAATAGACGGTCTCGACCTCGAAGTCGAGGTTCCGCAGGATTACTCGGCAGTCCGACCCGCACTGGACAGCGGGCAGGCCGAAATCGGCATGGACGACGTGACGCTCATCTCCGCGCCGGACCTGATGGACCTGTTCGGCACGGCCGTCTCGGGCGGGGCGGCGTTTTATTTTTCGATGATGCTCACAAAGCCGGACTCGTCGATCGACGAGCGGACGGATCTGGAAGGCAAACGGGTTGCATTCGCCGACCGACTCTCGACGAGCGGGTCGATATTCGCCGTGTACGCTCTCAAGCAGGCCGGCCTCGACGTTGGCGACGCCCCCGACGGTGACCCGGTCGACTTCGATGGGGTCTGGTCGAACCACGCGGACGCCGTCCAGAAAGTCATCAACGACGACGCCGACGCCTGCTGTACCTGGACTGGCAACGGTATGGCCTACCTCCCAGAAGACCAGGAACTCCCACAGGAGGTCCGAGAGGAGGACTCGTTCATCGGGAATCGTGGCAATGCAGACGCGACGCTGCGGCCGTTCTGGTGGTCGTTCCCGATCCCGAAACAACCCATCTACGCTCGCAAAGACTGGGAGTCGGACATGAAGGGCAAGATCGAACAGCAGCTGCTTGACTCCGACGAGGAGTTGATTCGGGAGTATATGCCCGATGACTACAATGAGTCCGATTTGCCCTTCACGACGCTCAGCGACACCACGATGGACAACTACCAGCCTGTCATCAAGCGGCTCAACGACCTCGGAATCGAGCTCGGATAG
- a CDS encoding alpha-D-ribose 1-methylphosphonate 5-phosphate C-P-lyase PhnJ, whose product MTDERAVGSVSDAESVEDILDGVRDEGLAGYNYAYLDEHTKREVRRGVLKAIALPGHQVPFASREMPLARGWGTGGIQTSLSLLGPEDTFKVIDQGSDESVNAANIRRLATRTADVETTTDATEASVIQTRHRIPEEVLDDEQILVLQVPITDPLRRVDGSDDANRRRHAHGNYSKMWVALYENVVEYGEIKLSSRYPVLVDDRYLMDPSPIPRWDVSKLDDADNLFLFAAGREARMYAVPPHTDVEPLAFEDRQFQVERFPEQACEYCGSEDTFLTEVETDDGSRRYACNDTAFCEKRQADSELSKAHHREGTDHAWGPPTDPDVPYETDGDREERRPTADASGGEGK is encoded by the coding sequence ATGACTGACGAGCGGGCCGTCGGGTCGGTCTCCGACGCCGAGTCCGTCGAGGACATACTCGACGGTGTCCGAGACGAGGGGCTGGCCGGCTACAACTACGCGTATCTGGACGAACACACCAAACGCGAGGTGCGGCGTGGCGTCCTGAAGGCCATCGCGCTCCCCGGCCATCAGGTCCCGTTCGCGTCCCGGGAGATGCCGCTCGCACGGGGCTGGGGGACCGGCGGTATCCAGACCTCGCTGTCGCTGCTTGGCCCGGAGGACACGTTCAAAGTCATCGATCAAGGCAGCGACGAAAGCGTCAACGCGGCGAACATCCGACGGCTGGCGACCCGGACTGCGGACGTCGAGACGACGACCGACGCCACCGAGGCGTCGGTGATACAGACGCGACACCGCATTCCAGAGGAAGTGCTGGACGATGAGCAGATCCTCGTCCTTCAGGTACCCATCACCGACCCGCTTCGACGGGTCGACGGCAGCGACGACGCCAACCGACGGCGGCACGCCCACGGCAACTACTCGAAGATGTGGGTCGCTCTCTACGAGAACGTCGTCGAGTACGGCGAGATCAAACTCTCCTCGCGGTATCCAGTACTGGTCGACGACCGGTACCTGATGGACCCCTCGCCCATCCCGCGCTGGGACGTGTCGAAACTCGACGATGCCGACAACCTGTTTTTGTTCGCGGCCGGGCGGGAAGCGCGTATGTACGCGGTCCCGCCTCACACCGACGTCGAGCCACTGGCGTTCGAGGACCGGCAGTTTCAGGTCGAGCGGTTCCCCGAGCAAGCCTGTGAGTACTGCGGCAGCGAGGACACGTTCCTCACGGAGGTCGAAACCGATGACGGCAGCCGACGCTACGCCTGCAACGATACGGCGTTCTGTGAGAAACGACAGGCCGACTCCGAGTTGTCGAAAGCTCACCACCGCGAGGGGACGGACCACGCCTGGGGACCGCCGACTGATCCGGACGTGCCATACGAGACGGACGGGGACCGTGAGGAACGCCGCCCCACGGCCGACGCGAGTGGAGGGGAAGGGAAATGA